From a region of the Deinococcus terrestris genome:
- a CDS encoding metal-binding protein, whose protein sequence is MPSGRVHNLINIAAYSVLAAGALIATRQDLLTVTPVQALNFSLAFFAGTFLLSPDLDLADGAVDSKRRWGVLGVLWVPYGWLFRHRGLSHTWLLGPLTRLVYLGLWGLLLLGLVRFVWPEAPLPRVPQPVSLKVVLPFVLGYYLSQWLHLVADGVWPGHGWRQVRRKVGGRKRTARSR, encoded by the coding sequence GTGCCCAGCGGACGTGTCCACAACCTCATCAATATCGCGGCCTACTCGGTCCTCGCGGCGGGCGCCCTGATCGCTACCCGGCAGGACCTCCTCACCGTGACGCCCGTGCAGGCGCTCAACTTCTCCCTCGCCTTCTTCGCCGGGACCTTCCTGCTCTCGCCCGACCTCGACCTCGCGGACGGGGCGGTGGATTCCAAGCGGCGCTGGGGGGTGCTGGGCGTGCTGTGGGTGCCCTACGGCTGGCTGTTCCGGCACCGGGGCCTCTCGCACACCTGGCTGCTGGGGCCGCTGACCCGGTTGGTGTACCTGGGGCTGTGGGGGCTGCTGCTCCTCGGCCTCGTGCGCTTCGTGTGGCCGGAAGCGCCGCTGCCACGGGTACCGCAGCCGGTCAGCCTGAAGGTGGTGCTGCCCTTCGTCCTGGGCTACTACCTCAGCCAGTGGCTGCACCTCGTAGCGGACGGCGTGTGGCCGGGGCACGGCTGGCGGCAGGTGCGGCGGAAAGTGGGCGGGCGCAAGCGGACGGCCCGGTCCCGCTGA
- a CDS encoding class I SAM-dependent methyltransferase, whose translation MNYDDLADLYDRQYDLYRDDLHFYAGLAERAGGPVLEVGAGTGRVTTFLARRGADVTGLEPSARMLERARARAQEQGLEVEFVQGDAQGVRLERRFALIVAPFNALMHLYTPAEQLAALENLCAHLAPGGAFAFDLYVPRYGEMNTVRHEGETFHGPDGSRTDVFLVQRHDRVRQHVTTEYHVDTTAPDGLLRRRHFTLTQRYYTRYEVEWLLRCAGFEAPRVTGSFQGGPLEEASEVMVFQTRVR comes from the coding sequence GTGAACTACGACGACCTCGCCGACCTGTACGACCGCCAGTACGACCTCTACCGCGACGACCTGCACTTTTACGCCGGGCTCGCGGAGCGGGCCGGGGGGCCGGTGCTGGAGGTGGGGGCGGGGACCGGGCGGGTGACCACCTTCCTGGCGCGGCGCGGGGCCGACGTGACCGGGCTGGAACCCAGCGCCCGGATGCTGGAGCGGGCACGCGCACGGGCGCAGGAACAGGGGCTGGAGGTGGAGTTCGTGCAGGGAGACGCGCAGGGGGTGCGGCTGGAGCGCCGCTTCGCCCTGATCGTGGCGCCCTTCAATGCGCTGATGCACCTTTACACGCCCGCCGAACAACTCGCGGCACTGGAAAACCTCTGCGCCCACCTGGCGCCGGGCGGGGCTTTCGCCTTCGACCTGTACGTGCCGCGCTACGGCGAGATGAACACCGTGCGGCATGAGGGCGAGACCTTCCACGGGCCGGACGGCTCGCGCACCGACGTGTTTCTGGTGCAGCGTCATGACCGGGTGCGGCAACACGTGACGACCGAGTACCACGTGGACACCACCGCCCCCGACGGGCTGCTGCGGCGGCGGCATTTCACCCTGACCCAGCGCTACTACACCCGCTACGAGGTCGAGTGGCTGCTGCGCTGCGCGGGCTTCGAGGCGCCGCGCGTGACGGGCTCCTTTCAGGGCGGTCCGCTGGAAGAGGCGAGCGAGGTGATGGTGTTCCAGACGCGGGTGCGGTGA
- a CDS encoding polysaccharide deacetylase family protein encodes MKRRGWVALGLLAYLGLPYLLVQRLGLGLIREGRQGERAVALTFDDGPDPRTTPAVLDALREAGARATFFVVAGRAEAHPGLVARMLAEGHEVGAHGARHRHAWGRSPRGAFRDPGAAARRVSAVVGRPVPLHRPPHGGYTLATVLGQRAAGLTGAHWSVEGRDWHASATPEGLRSRLRALVRPGAVVVLHDAGPGARVTVPGLPGLLADLRARGYRLVPLGELEGASPLTPADLPRRVMGGLDALLDRLGGVRYAGGRADNLFRVGRVRFPLAGITLADGTPVPRGTPVAEFHVNNPLMVDLGLRRSVRLAREDFRDVARELVARPELQGAEVVFCLSALSPLLATLGFETHDLPPATARRLHLWANVLRRAYGSPPDAPEPKLSVMERTAFLERYGTPPSI; translated from the coding sequence ATGAAGCGGCGCGGCTGGGTGGCACTGGGGCTGCTCGCCTACCTGGGTCTCCCCTACCTGCTGGTGCAGCGGCTGGGGCTGGGCCTGATTAGGGAGGGGCGGCAAGGGGAACGGGCGGTGGCCCTCACCTTCGACGACGGCCCCGATCCACGCACGACGCCCGCTGTGCTGGACGCGCTGCGGGAGGCGGGGGCGCGAGCGACCTTCTTCGTGGTGGCGGGGCGGGCGGAGGCGCACCCAGGGCTGGTCGCCCGGATGCTCGCGGAGGGGCACGAGGTGGGGGCGCACGGGGCACGGCACCGCCACGCCTGGGGGCGCTCGCCGCGGGGGGCCTTCCGCGATCCCGGCGCGGCGGCGCGGCGGGTGTCGGCGGTGGTGGGCCGCCCGGTGCCGCTGCACCGTCCCCCGCACGGCGGTTACACGCTGGCGACCGTGCTGGGCCAGCGGGCGGCGGGCCTGACCGGGGCGCACTGGAGCGTGGAGGGGCGCGACTGGCACGCAAGCGCCACCCCGGAGGGATTGCGCTCACGGCTGAGGGCGCTCGTGCGGCCCGGCGCGGTGGTCGTGCTGCACGACGCGGGGCCGGGGGCGCGGGTGACTGTGCCGGGGCTACCGGGCCTGCTGGCCGACCTGCGGGCGCGGGGCTACCGGCTGGTGCCGCTGGGCGAGCTGGAGGGGGCGTCTCCTCTGACTCCGGCCGACCTTCCCCGGCGGGTGATGGGCGGGCTGGACGCGCTGCTCGACCGCCTAGGCGGAGTGCGGTATGCGGGCGGGCGGGCTGACAACCTCTTCCGGGTGGGCCGGGTGCGCTTTCCGCTGGCAGGCATCACGCTGGCGGACGGCACCCCGGTCCCGCGCGGCACCCCCGTCGCCGAGTTCCACGTCAACAACCCGTTGATGGTGGACCTCGGCCTGCGCCGCAGCGTCCGCCTCGCCCGTGAGGACTTCCGGGACGTGGCCCGCGAGCTCGTGGCCCGGCCAGAGTTGCAAGGCGCGGAGGTCGTCTTCTGCCTGAGTGCGCTCTCGCCGCTGCTGGCGACCCTGGGGTTCGAGACCCACGACCTCCCCCCCGCCACCGCCCGCCGCCTGCATCTGTGGGCCAACGTGCTGCGCCGCGCCTACGGCAGCCCGCCGGACGCCCCCGAGCCGAAGCTGAGCGTGATGGAGCGGACGGCGTTTCTGGAGCGGTACGGCACCCCGCCGAGCATCTGA
- a CDS encoding MGDG synthase family glycosyltransferase — MDAEADVTEEAPPPSPELRALILSASFGSGHHQANGALDAALRAAGVPLWARHADFLTYVNPVERAVTAGTYAAWLRYAPGMYRAFYDWTDRESEPRALTGTFGWLGLRGMLRDVREVRPELVVSSYPTPVALAHTARRRLGADFLNALVVTDYRVHHHWARPEAELLMVATEEAREQMGRWRIPPERVTVTGIPIAPAFRALVGADRGALREKHGLRPDQPVLLVSGGGTGSYRALGPLLGELAGLGRPVQVLVLAGARERGVRRFGGATVHGLGFREDFPELLAASDLVVGKAGGLTVAEATALGVPLVVHDPIPGQEEHNADYLVRHGAALWPRTRAEVRGAVLRALDSEEHARLSANARAVSVPDAADRVAAALLRALGRR; from the coding sequence ATGGATGCTGAGGCGGACGTGACCGAGGAAGCCCCGCCCCCTTCTCCCGAACTGCGTGCCCTGATTCTCTCGGCCTCCTTCGGGAGCGGGCACCATCAGGCGAACGGGGCGCTGGACGCGGCGCTGCGGGCGGCGGGCGTCCCGCTATGGGCGCGGCACGCGGACTTTCTGACCTACGTGAATCCGGTCGAGCGGGCGGTCACGGCGGGGACCTACGCGGCGTGGCTGCGGTACGCGCCGGGGATGTACCGGGCGTTTTACGACTGGACGGACCGGGAGAGCGAGCCCAGGGCGCTGACGGGGACCTTCGGCTGGCTGGGCCTGCGGGGAATGCTGCGGGACGTGCGGGAAGTGCGGCCCGAACTCGTCGTGAGTTCGTACCCCACGCCCGTCGCGCTGGCGCACACGGCTCGGCGGCGGCTGGGGGCCGACTTCCTGAACGCGCTGGTGGTCACCGACTACCGCGTCCACCACCACTGGGCGCGGCCCGAAGCCGAGTTGCTGATGGTGGCGACCGAGGAGGCGCGGGAGCAGATGGGGCGCTGGCGTATTCCGCCGGAGCGGGTGACGGTCACGGGCATCCCCATCGCCCCGGCCTTCCGGGCACTGGTGGGGGCCGACCGGGGGGCGCTGCGGGAGAAGCACGGGCTGAGGCCCGACCAACCCGTCCTGCTGGTGTCGGGCGGGGGTACGGGGAGTTACCGGGCGCTGGGGCCGCTGCTGGGCGAACTCGCGGGGCTGGGGCGCCCGGTGCAGGTGCTCGTGCTGGCCGGGGCGCGGGAGCGGGGCGTGCGGCGCTTCGGCGGGGCGACCGTTCACGGGCTGGGGTTCCGCGAGGACTTTCCCGAGTTGCTCGCGGCCTCTGACCTCGTGGTGGGCAAGGCGGGCGGCCTGACGGTGGCCGAGGCGACCGCGCTGGGTGTGCCGCTGGTGGTCCATGACCCCATTCCGGGGCAGGAGGAACACAACGCCGATTACCTCGTGCGGCACGGGGCGGCGCTGTGGCCGCGCACGCGGGCGGAGGTGCGGGGAGCGGTGCTGCGGGCGCTGGACAGTGAAGAACACGCCCGCCTGAGCGCGAATGCCCGCGCCGTCAGTGTGCCCGACGCGGCTGACCGGGTGGCGGCGGCGCTGCTGCGGGCACTGGGGCGGCGATGA
- a CDS encoding LptF/LptG family permease codes for MTRLTRLVTRELLPPLLVGTLLFTAILSFGYFFISSQWLRGVPLGLVGQWIAYQVPDTLVKVLPMAAVLMTVVAFGRMNTERELVAVQAGGISLGRVARPVLVVGALVTALAVWLSLWVAPRANVETRGLYWDVLTGTGLARLAGQTLDLRGGLTLYLAGYDHATRQMQGVRVERWQPDDLRRGTVIFAEGGTFEGNQLSLTGYQVFTVNYAAAAELSRVPEDDPVAFRAAVQEVFPGVILPEEAGAVLNLDTGRSRQETFAEYADAIGADAGGWNELTATLRDPEATPTQRQDARIDLNRKLALPFGNLVLALAALPFALRYGRTLGVSLGVALLVAVAYYLVFFVGLTVAGRMPNLPEPGVWLANVLFAVVGLWMLRRT; via the coding sequence ATGACCCGCCTCACCCGCCTCGTCACCCGTGAGCTGCTGCCGCCGCTGCTGGTGGGCACGCTGCTGTTCACGGCCATCCTGAGCTTCGGGTACTTCTTCATCTCCAGCCAGTGGCTGCGGGGCGTGCCGCTGGGGCTGGTGGGGCAGTGGATCGCCTACCAGGTGCCTGACACGCTGGTCAAGGTGCTGCCGATGGCGGCCGTGCTGATGACGGTGGTGGCCTTCGGGCGCATGAATACCGAGCGCGAACTCGTGGCGGTGCAGGCCGGGGGCATCAGCCTGGGGCGGGTGGCGCGGCCGGTGCTGGTGGTGGGGGCGCTGGTGACGGCGCTCGCGGTGTGGCTGAGCCTGTGGGTGGCCCCCCGCGCGAACGTGGAGACGCGGGGACTGTACTGGGACGTGCTGACGGGCACGGGGCTGGCGCGGCTGGCCGGGCAGACGCTCGACCTGCGCGGCGGGCTGACCCTCTACCTGGCCGGATACGACCACGCCACCCGGCAGATGCAGGGGGTCCGGGTGGAACGCTGGCAGCCCGACGATCTTCGCCGGGGCACCGTGATCTTCGCGGAGGGGGGTACCTTCGAGGGCAACCAGCTCAGCCTGACGGGGTATCAGGTGTTCACGGTAAATTACGCGGCGGCGGCGGAGCTCAGCCGGGTGCCGGAGGATGACCCGGTCGCCTTCCGGGCCGCCGTGCAGGAGGTCTTTCCGGGGGTGATTCTGCCGGAGGAAGCGGGCGCGGTCCTGAACCTCGACACCGGGCGCTCACGGCAGGAGACGTTCGCGGAATATGCCGACGCGATCGGGGCGGATGCCGGGGGCTGGAACGAGCTGACCGCCACCCTGCGCGACCCCGAGGCCACGCCCACCCAGCGGCAGGACGCCCGCATCGACCTCAACCGCAAGCTGGCGCTGCCGTTCGGGAATCTGGTGCTGGCGCTGGCCGCCCTGCCCTTCGCCCTGCGCTACGGGCGCACGCTGGGGGTGTCGCTGGGCGTGGCGCTGCTGGTGGCGGTGGCGTACTACCTCGTCTTTTTCGTGGGGTTGACGGTGGCGGGGAGGATGCCCAACCTCCCGGAGCCCGGCGTGTGGCTCGCCAACGTGCTGTTCGCGGTCGTTGGACTATGGATGCTGAGGCGGACGTGA
- the fabZ gene encoding 3-hydroxyacyl-ACP dehydratase FabZ yields the protein MEPLLIQEVLATLPHRFPFVLVDRVLRAGEGEVHALKNVSIGEPFFQGHFPQEPVMPGVLIVEAMAQASMFCLHGQLEPGTVGYLAGVEGARFKRKVIPGDQLHLHAKLEFLRRGLGKTTCRAEVDGQVAAEATILFAVAKG from the coding sequence ATGGAACCCTTGCTGATTCAGGAGGTGCTGGCGACGCTGCCGCACCGCTTTCCCTTCGTGCTGGTCGACCGGGTGCTGCGGGCCGGGGAGGGTGAGGTCCATGCCCTCAAGAACGTGAGCATCGGCGAGCCCTTTTTCCAGGGGCACTTCCCGCAGGAACCCGTGATGCCGGGCGTGCTGATCGTGGAGGCGATGGCGCAGGCGAGCATGTTCTGCCTGCACGGGCAGCTCGAACCCGGCACGGTCGGGTATCTGGCCGGGGTGGAAGGCGCCCGTTTCAAGCGCAAGGTGATTCCGGGCGACCAGTTGCACCTGCACGCAAAGTTGGAGTTCCTGCGCCGGGGCCTGGGCAAGACGACCTGCCGCGCGGAGGTGGACGGGCAGGTGGCGGCCGAGGCGACGATTCTCTTCGCGGTGGCGAAGGGGTGA
- a CDS encoding acyl-CoA dehydrogenase gives MTATLSAADTGMSFALSGDQRMIVQHVREYARAELAPKAAEYDRSGEFPHEQLRGLAELGLMGATLPEAWDGAGLDSVTYALCLEEIAAADASVAVIVSVQNGLPEQMLLRYGTDAQRERYLRPLARGEHIGAFCLTEPGAGSDAASLRLKAERDGDAWVLNGSKAWITSGGQAETYLVMARTGGSGARGVSCFVVEKDTPGLSFGRPEEKMGLHAAHTTTVTFDGVRVPAENMVGEEGQGLIIALASLDAGRIGIAMQGLGIARAALEHAAKYAAEREQFGKKLKEFEGVSFKVARMAARIEAARMVALKAAWLKDQGQPYGKEASIAKLLASEAAVEVTRDAIQIFGGNGYSREYPVERLYRDAKVTEIYEGTSEIQQLVISRAVFAEYAD, from the coding sequence ATGACCGCGACCCTTTCCGCTGCCGACACGGGCATGAGCTTCGCCCTGTCCGGCGACCAGCGCATGATCGTGCAGCACGTCCGCGAGTACGCCCGCGCCGAGCTCGCGCCCAAGGCCGCCGAGTACGACCGCAGCGGCGAGTTCCCCCACGAGCAACTGCGCGGCCTGGCCGAACTCGGGCTGATGGGCGCCACCCTCCCCGAGGCCTGGGACGGCGCGGGCCTCGACTCGGTGACCTACGCCCTGTGCCTGGAGGAGATCGCCGCCGCCGACGCCTCGGTCGCCGTGATCGTCTCGGTGCAAAACGGCCTCCCCGAGCAGATGCTGCTGCGCTACGGCACCGACGCCCAGCGCGAGCGGTACCTGCGCCCCCTCGCCCGTGGCGAGCATATCGGCGCCTTTTGCCTCACCGAACCCGGCGCGGGCAGCGACGCGGCCAGCCTGCGATTGAAGGCCGAGCGCGACGGCGACGCCTGGGTCCTGAACGGCTCCAAGGCCTGGATCACCTCCGGGGGGCAGGCCGAAACTTACCTCGTCATGGCCCGCACGGGGGGGTCCGGCGCCCGCGGCGTGTCCTGCTTCGTGGTGGAAAAGGACACCCCCGGCCTGAGCTTCGGCCGCCCCGAGGAAAAGATGGGCCTGCACGCCGCCCACACCACCACCGTCACCTTTGACGGGGTACGGGTGCCCGCCGAGAACATGGTGGGTGAGGAAGGCCAGGGCCTGATCATCGCCCTCGCCAGCCTGGACGCCGGGCGCATCGGCATTGCGATGCAGGGCCTCGGCATCGCCCGCGCCGCCCTGGAGCACGCCGCGAAGTACGCCGCCGAGCGCGAGCAGTTCGGCAAGAAACTGAAGGAGTTCGAGGGCGTGTCCTTCAAGGTCGCCCGCATGGCCGCCCGCATCGAGGCCGCCCGGATGGTCGCGCTCAAGGCCGCGTGGCTCAAGGACCAGGGCCAGCCCTACGGCAAGGAGGCCAGCATCGCCAAGTTGCTCGCCTCTGAAGCCGCCGTGGAGGTCACCCGCGACGCCATTCAGATTTTCGGTGGCAACGGCTACAGCCGCGAGTACCCCGTCGAGCGCCTCTACCGCGACGCCAAGGTCACCGAGATCTACGAGGGCACGAGCGAGATCCAGCAACTCGTTATCAGCCGCGCGGTCTTCGCCGAATACGCCGACTGA
- a CDS encoding stage V sporulation protein S has protein sequence MTQSPPTPEVLRVSGQSRPNAVAGAVAALLRSQGQVEVQAIGPAAVNQAVKALAIARGYLVGNALDLTVQPEFIKLEDQHEERTALRFLVCAVPQP, from the coding sequence ATGACCCAGTCGCCTCCTACACCCGAAGTTCTGCGTGTTTCCGGCCAGTCGCGGCCGAACGCGGTGGCGGGGGCAGTTGCGGCCCTGCTGCGGTCACAGGGTCAGGTCGAGGTGCAGGCCATCGGCCCGGCGGCGGTGAATCAAGCGGTCAAGGCACTCGCCATCGCGCGGGGCTACCTCGTCGGCAATGCTCTGGACCTCACCGTGCAGCCCGAGTTCATCAAGCTTGAGGACCAGCACGAGGAGCGCACCGCCCTGCGTTTTCTCGTGTGCGCCGTGCCGCAACCCTGA
- a CDS encoding zinc metallopeptidase — translation MDFLAFQGSYWPLILIIFVASLFIQGYLSRTYGKWGQVRNSRNLTGAELARMMLDENGLSHVPVNMVPGQLSDHYDPIRKTVNLSEANYRLPSVSALAVAAHEVGHAIQDKVRMPALVLRGRLAVPLSLGMNLAPLLLLAGIFLQLTGLLWLGVILFGAALLFHLVTLPVEFDASRRALAYLGQRGVVSGQEAQGARTVLTAAALTYVAGFAMALAQLLNVLGIARSQSD, via the coding sequence ATGGACTTCCTCGCCTTTCAGGGGTCGTATTGGCCCCTTATCCTGATCATTTTCGTGGCCTCGCTCTTTATCCAGGGCTACCTCAGCCGCACGTACGGCAAGTGGGGGCAGGTGCGCAACAGCCGCAACCTAACCGGCGCGGAACTCGCCCGGATGATGCTGGACGAGAACGGCCTCTCGCACGTCCCCGTCAACATGGTGCCCGGCCAGCTCTCTGACCATTACGACCCCATCCGCAAGACCGTAAACCTCTCGGAAGCCAACTACCGCCTGCCCAGCGTGTCAGCCCTGGCCGTCGCCGCGCACGAGGTCGGGCACGCCATCCAGGACAAGGTGCGGATGCCCGCGCTGGTGCTACGCGGCCGCCTCGCGGTGCCGCTGAGCCTGGGCATGAACCTCGCGCCGCTGCTGCTCCTCGCGGGTATCTTTCTCCAACTCACCGGCCTGTTGTGGCTGGGCGTGATCCTCTTCGGCGCCGCCCTCCTCTTCCACCTCGTCACCCTGCCCGTGGAGTTTGACGCGAGCCGCCGCGCCCTGGCATACCTGGGCCAGCGCGGGGTCGTGTCGGGTCAGGAGGCGCAGGGTGCCCGGACCGTGCTCACCGCCGCCGCCCTGACCTACGTGGCGGGCTTCGCGATGGCGCTCGCACAACTGCTTAATGTGCTGGGCATCGCCCGCAGCCAGAGCGACTGA
- a CDS encoding metal-sulfur cluster assembly factor, giving the protein MEDQTQTAVPQGALPNEEQVLEALKVVKDPEIPVNVVDLGLIYGVDIAPSGLVDITMTLTSVGCPVQDLIRADAEMAVGRLDGVSEVNVEFVWTPPWGPDKMTEDGKRQMRMFGFNV; this is encoded by the coding sequence ATGGAAGACCAGACCCAGACCGCCGTTCCCCAGGGCGCCCTCCCCAACGAGGAGCAGGTGCTTGAGGCCCTCAAGGTCGTCAAGGACCCCGAGATTCCGGTCAACGTGGTGGACCTCGGATTGATCTATGGGGTGGACATCGCCCCGAGCGGCCTGGTGGACATCACCATGACGCTGACCAGCGTAGGCTGTCCGGTGCAGGACCTGATCCGCGCCGACGCGGAGATGGCCGTCGGGCGGCTGGACGGCGTCAGCGAGGTCAATGTGGAGTTTGTCTGGACGCCGCCGTGGGGACCGGACAAGATGACGGAAGACGGCAAGCGGCAGATGCGGATGTTCGGCTTCAACGTGTAA
- a CDS encoding rhodanese-like domain-containing protein: MTQTSIPDITPAEGHQRVQQGALLVDVREPNEYAEIHAEGAQLLPLSELESRFGELPKDRPLVMICRSGARSARAGEYLRAQGYGDVVNLAGGTLAWADAGLPTEQGGQ, translated from the coding sequence ATGACTCAGACCTCCATTCCCGACATCACCCCGGCCGAGGGCCACCAGCGGGTGCAGCAGGGTGCCCTGCTCGTGGACGTGCGCGAGCCGAACGAGTACGCCGAGATTCATGCCGAGGGAGCGCAGCTTCTGCCCCTCAGCGAGCTGGAGAGCCGGTTCGGGGAATTGCCCAAAGACCGGCCGCTCGTGATGATCTGCCGCAGCGGGGCTCGCAGCGCCCGCGCCGGGGAATACCTTCGGGCGCAGGGCTACGGCGACGTAGTGAACCTCGCAGGGGGCACCCTCGCCTGGGCCGACGCGGGCCTGCCCACTGAGCAGGGAGGCCAGTGA
- a CDS encoding rhodanese-like domain-containing protein, which yields MPLPQGVTLIDLRPQELRFREPLERLTSLPVRPLTLEAVERGTHGLTPGLGPLVVLCERGPRSALAARLLQADGLDATAYPGGLPGLRRDLGTR from the coding sequence ATGCCGCTCCCCCAAGGCGTCACCCTGATCGACCTACGGCCCCAGGAACTGCGCTTCCGCGAGCCGCTGGAGCGCCTGACTTCCCTGCCCGTGCGCCCGCTCACCCTGGAAGCCGTGGAGCGCGGCACCCACGGCCTGACCCCAGGGCTCGGCCCCCTCGTCGTCCTGTGCGAGCGCGGTCCCCGTTCCGCCCTGGCCGCCCGCCTGCTGCAAGCCGACGGGCTGGACGCCACGGCCTACCCCGGCGGCCTTCCGGGGCTGCGCCGCGATCTGGGCACGCGGTAA
- a CDS encoding universal stress protein: MPRILVTTDGSSLGHQALAHADALARALGADLSVLYVQPDPIPTVAEAYAYVPENAVQQQEEAMLALRDELQTRLPHADLRLERASGRPVPRLILEAAKTLGADLIVMSTHGRSGLSRALLGSVAEAVTHHAPVPVLLVRDGQAVPGWAAVQSGGAVASR, from the coding sequence ATGCCCCGTATCCTCGTCACCACCGATGGCAGCTCCCTCGGCCACCAGGCCCTTGCCCACGCCGACGCGCTCGCCCGCGCTCTGGGCGCCGACCTCTCGGTCCTGTACGTGCAGCCCGACCCCATTCCCACCGTGGCCGAAGCTTACGCCTATGTGCCCGAGAACGCCGTGCAGCAGCAGGAAGAAGCGATGCTGGCCCTGCGGGACGAACTCCAGACCCGGCTGCCCCACGCCGACCTGCGGCTGGAACGCGCTTCGGGTCGCCCGGTGCCCCGCCTGATCCTGGAAGCCGCGAAGACCCTGGGCGCCGACCTGATCGTGATGAGCACCCACGGGCGCTCGGGCCTGAGCCGCGCCCTGCTGGGCAGCGTCGCGGAAGCGGTGACCCACCATGCCCCGGTGCCCGTGCTCCTCGTGCGCGACGGGCAGGCTGTGCCGGGTTGGGCCGCCGTCCAGAGCGGCGGAGCCGTCGCCAGCCGCTAA